The following proteins are co-located in the Desulfoscipio sp. XC116 genome:
- a CDS encoding 3-hydroxybutyryl-CoA dehydrogenase produces MKKIMVIGAGQMGSGIAQVSAAAGLDVLLNDIKEEFVNKGMGIIEKNLSRDVSKGRLDEAGKEAILKRFKPSTSLQDASDADIVVEAAIENMEIKGKIFRDLDAITPAHAILATNTSSLPITEIAAVTKRPEKVIGMHFMNPVPVMKLVEIIRGLATSDETFNAVKELSERMNKVPVEVNDAPGFVSNRVLIPMINEAVYCVYEGIATPEAVDQVMKLGMNHPMGPLALADLIGLDTCLYIMEVLHSGLGDSKYRPCPLLRKYVAAGWLGRKTGRGFYVYDK; encoded by the coding sequence ATTAAAAAGATAATGGTTATTGGAGCCGGGCAAATGGGTTCGGGTATTGCCCAGGTATCCGCCGCGGCAGGTCTGGATGTACTTTTAAATGATATCAAAGAAGAATTTGTCAACAAAGGTATGGGCATTATAGAAAAGAATTTAAGTCGTGATGTGAGTAAAGGCCGCTTGGATGAAGCCGGTAAGGAAGCCATACTTAAGCGCTTTAAGCCTTCCACTAGTTTGCAGGACGCCAGTGATGCAGACATAGTGGTGGAAGCGGCCATTGAAAACATGGAGATTAAAGGTAAGATCTTCCGGGATTTGGATGCGATTACACCGGCACATGCTATTTTAGCCACTAATACTTCCTCTTTGCCGATTACTGAAATAGCCGCTGTAACAAAGCGTCCGGAAAAGGTTATCGGCATGCATTTTATGAATCCTGTACCGGTAATGAAGCTTGTGGAAATTATCCGCGGGCTGGCTACCAGTGATGAAACTTTTAACGCGGTAAAAGAACTCAGCGAGCGGATGAACAAGGTGCCTGTGGAAGTGAATGACGCCCCTGGTTTTGTGAGCAACCGGGTGTTAATTCCCATGATTAACGAAGCTGTTTATTGCGTGTATGAAGGGATTGCCACCCCTGAGGCAGTGGATCAGGTTATGAAATTAGGTATGAATCACCCCATGGGACCGCTGGCTCTGGCTGATTTAATCGGCCTTGACACTTGCCTTTATATTATGGAAGTGTTGCATAGCGGTCTTGGCGACAGTAAATATCGCCCCTGCCCGTTGCTGCGTAAATATGTGGCGGCCGGTTGGCTGGGCAGAAAAACCGGACGTGGTTTTTATGTATACGATAAATAA
- a CDS encoding enoyl-CoA hydratase-related protein has translation MGWNNILLEKENGIAVLTINRPKVLNAINGETLQEIDAAMEQLGNDDEVRVIIVTGAGDKAFVAGADIAFMQTLKPLEAKKFARLGQKVFSKIENLSKPVIAAINGFALGGGCELSMSCDIRIAAENAKLGQPEVNLGLIAGFGGTQRLTRLVNPGIAKEVLFTADMYDAEAAHRMGLVNHVVPTGELMNFCKNMAKRIAARGPVAVQLTKEAINEGLEMDLEKAFAHEADLFGVVFATEDRDEGISAFLGKKKPEFKGR, from the coding sequence ATGGGTTGGAATAATATTTTATTAGAAAAGGAAAACGGCATTGCCGTATTAACAATAAACAGACCTAAAGTACTCAACGCCATTAACGGTGAAACTTTGCAGGAAATTGACGCGGCTATGGAACAGCTGGGTAATGACGATGAAGTACGGGTGATAATTGTTACCGGTGCAGGGGATAAAGCATTTGTGGCCGGTGCCGACATTGCTTTTATGCAAACCCTTAAACCACTCGAAGCTAAAAAATTTGCCCGGCTGGGGCAAAAAGTGTTCAGCAAAATTGAGAATTTGTCCAAGCCGGTGATTGCCGCGATTAACGGCTTTGCTCTGGGCGGCGGCTGTGAGCTTTCCATGTCTTGCGATATTCGTATTGCTGCTGAAAATGCCAAACTTGGCCAACCGGAAGTTAATCTTGGTTTAATTGCCGGTTTTGGTGGAACCCAGAGGTTAACCAGATTGGTTAATCCGGGTATAGCCAAGGAGGTATTATTTACCGCCGATATGTATGACGCCGAGGCTGCACATCGCATGGGACTGGTAAACCATGTTGTGCCGACCGGGGAACTGATGAATTTTTGTAAGAATATGGCCAAGCGTATCGCCGCTCGTGGTCCTGTAGCCGTACAGCTGACCAAGGAAGCGATAAATGAGGGGCTGGAGATGGACCTGGAAAAAGCGTTTGCTCATGAGGCTGATTTATTTGGAGTAGTGTTTGCTACGGAAGATAGGGACGAAGGAATTTCCGCCTTCCTGGGTAAGAAGAAGCCTGAGTTTAAAGGTAGATAA
- a CDS encoding catalase, whose translation MSNNNEQFQSEKENTPCTTGKQNEQINCNQSQSPFPNDYKNSKPMTAPAPGSNIMNEKTGKSDVSHSQTVGVRGPVLVQDTVLHETLETFVFSTTLPRRIHTKGYGAFGYFCTTHSMKQYTKAGFLQTPNQQVPVAVRFSLAASNLGTPDTSRNVRGFSTRFYTNEGIFDLLCNHIAVFFVRDAIRVPDVISHLSPSPVNNLTYPELLWSLFAKYPEATNMLIWLFSDLGTVKSFRHIKGYSVSTYVWRNAQGVRHYVKYHWLPMAGAEYINQQEAQRLACQDPDIAGRDLYDSIAKGKAVEYQLCVQLMDPEDAKLLPFDPLDDTKVWDEAQYPLLPVGRMVLNRNPENYAEQVEKLAFAPANLLPGLEFSDDKVLQGRTFIYSDAQRHRLGPDFRNIPVNKQPNWSPASTVSSGNGRYVAGEIMRAEIPNPNNFTQATQKYESFSAAEKKNLVNNIASGLVYAQPNTQRIVLRHLEQVSPILAEMVKNQMLFYAGTVGR comes from the coding sequence ATGTCCAACAATAACGAACAGTTTCAATCAGAGAAAGAAAATACCCCGTGTACGACAGGCAAGCAAAACGAACAGATCAATTGCAATCAATCTCAATCGCCTTTTCCAAATGATTATAAGAACAGTAAACCGATGACTGCCCCGGCACCCGGCTCAAACATAATGAACGAAAAAACAGGGAAATCGGATGTATCCCATTCCCAGACGGTGGGTGTTCGGGGTCCTGTCCTTGTGCAGGATACCGTTCTACATGAAACCTTGGAAACCTTTGTATTCTCCACCACACTACCAAGACGTATTCATACAAAAGGATATGGTGCTTTCGGATATTTCTGTACCACTCACTCAATGAAGCAATATACCAAAGCCGGATTTTTGCAAACGCCCAATCAACAGGTGCCGGTGGCGGTGCGTTTCTCTCTTGCTGCAAGCAATCTGGGAACGCCGGACACTTCCAGAAATGTGCGGGGATTCAGCACCAGGTTTTATACCAATGAGGGAATCTTCGATCTGCTCTGCAATCATATCGCTGTCTTTTTTGTACGTGATGCAATTCGTGTACCGGATGTAATCAGCCATCTTTCGCCTTCGCCCGTGAATAACCTGACTTATCCGGAACTACTTTGGAGTCTGTTTGCCAAGTACCCCGAAGCAACAAATATGCTGATATGGCTTTTCTCAGATTTGGGAACGGTAAAGAGTTTTCGCCATATCAAAGGATATAGTGTGAGTACCTATGTCTGGCGAAATGCGCAGGGTGTTCGCCACTATGTGAAATACCACTGGCTCCCCATGGCAGGGGCGGAATACATTAACCAGCAGGAGGCTCAAAGGCTGGCATGCCAAGACCCTGATATTGCCGGACGTGACCTGTATGACAGTATAGCAAAAGGAAAGGCCGTGGAATACCAACTGTGTGTGCAGCTGATGGATCCTGAAGATGCAAAGCTACTGCCCTTTGATCCTTTGGATGATACCAAGGTATGGGATGAAGCCCAATATCCCCTTTTACCTGTTGGGCGTATGGTTTTAAACCGCAATCCGGAGAATTATGCTGAGCAGGTAGAAAAATTAGCCTTTGCTCCGGCGAATTTACTTCCCGGTCTGGAATTTTCAGATGACAAGGTACTGCAGGGACGTACATTTATTTATTCGGATGCACAGCGTCACAGACTGGGCCCTGATTTTCGTAATATCCCCGTCAACAAACAGCCAAACTGGTCTCCTGCATCTACGGTATCCAGTGGAAACGGCAGATATGTCGCCGGTGAAATTATGCGTGCCGAAATCCCGAATCCGAACAATTTTACACAAGCGACTCAGAAGTATGAATCCTTTTCTGCAGCAGAGAAAAAGAACCTTGTGAATAACATTGCGTCAGGACTTGTATATGCCCAGCCTAATACGCAGCGCATCGTCTTACGGCATTTAGAACAAGTTTCCCCTATACTTGCAGAGATGGTCAAAAATCAAATGCTTTTTTATGCAGGTACAGTGGGAAGATAA
- a CDS encoding aminoglycoside adenylyltransferase, which translates to MNKKEITSKENLIEVLNLLEDLNIKYWVDGGWGVDILTGKQNRDHRDIDIDFDNESEEVLLEALKDKGYKITTDWSPSRIELHHPELGYLDIHPLIINQDGSAKQASPDGGWYHFEPKWFSCSLFEGRVIPCISAEAQKLFHSGYELREVDRIDIKNLECHFPE; encoded by the coding sequence GTGAACAAAAAGGAAATAACAAGTAAAGAAAATTTAATTGAGGTTTTAAATTTGTTAGAAGATTTAAATATAAAATATTGGGTTGATGGGGGATGGGGAGTTGATATCCTGACCGGAAAACAAAACAGGGATCATAGAGATATTGACATTGATTTCGATAATGAATCCGAGGAGGTTCTATTGGAGGCATTAAAAGATAAGGGATATAAAATCACGACTGATTGGAGTCCTTCACGTATTGAACTGCATCACCCGGAACTTGGTTATTTAGATATACATCCCTTGATAATCAATCAAGACGGAAGTGCTAAGCAGGCTTCTCCAGATGGTGGTTGGTATCATTTCGAACCAAAATGGTTTTCTTGTTCATTATTTGAGGGTAGAGTTATACCATGTATTTCTGCAGAAGCTCAAAAACTATTTCATAGTGGATATGAATTGAGAGAAGTCGACAGGATTGATATTAAAAATTTAGAATGTCATTTTCCTGAATAG
- a CDS encoding VOC family protein, producing MITPYLIFNGNCKEALDFYQKAFESKIGMSMPYGEYVPSGVEKLPSDLSVWVLHAEMQICGTTFWFADEVGILTKGNVVRLTATVPTNGEAQKIFDWLKENGEITLPPTETFYSTFHAALTDKFGIPWNIVAEEAPHHK from the coding sequence ATGATTACACCATATCTTATATTTAATGGTAACTGCAAAGAGGCTTTGGATTTTTATCAGAAGGCGTTTGAAAGCAAAATTGGCATGTCAATGCCATACGGCGAATATGTTCCCAGTGGTGTTGAGAAACTGCCATCGGATTTAAGTGTTTGGGTTTTACATGCTGAAATGCAAATCTGTGGAACAACTTTTTGGTTTGCCGATGAAGTTGGGATTTTGACAAAGGGGAATGTAGTCAGACTAACTGCAACTGTACCCACAAATGGAGAAGCACAGAAAATATTTGATTGGCTGAAAGAAAACGGTGAGATTACGCTTCCGCCGACTGAGACATTTTACAGTACATTCCACGCTGCCTTGACTGATAAATTCGGCATCCCTTGGAACATTGTAGCGGAAGAAGCACCCCATCATAAATAG
- a CDS encoding cysteine synthase family protein produces MYDNIIETIGHAPLVKINKLNPKPHIPIYAKLEGFNPTGSIKDRIAIKMIEQAEECGALTPGKTIIEPTSGNTGIGLAMIGAVKGYAVEIVMSAAVSVERRKMIEAFGAKTTLTDASQGTDGAIMKAHELCRTYPDQYFMPNQFSNEYNKLAHYETTAHEIWEDTGGRVTHFVSSLGTSGTLMGVGMGLKAQNPNIQIVEAHPVLGHYIQGLKNMQEAIVPAIYDPTQIDRSVMIESEDAFAMARKIVAQEGIFVGMSSGAAMVAALECIKEIEEGFVVVIFPDRGEKYLSTGLFHLAT; encoded by the coding sequence ATGTACGATAATATTATCGAAACCATTGGTCATGCTCCACTCGTTAAGATAAACAAATTAAACCCTAAACCACATATTCCCATCTACGCAAAGTTAGAGGGCTTTAACCCCACAGGGAGCATCAAAGATCGTATTGCCATAAAAATGATTGAACAGGCTGAAGAATGCGGCGCTCTTACTCCTGGAAAAACCATTATTGAACCCACTTCCGGCAACACAGGGATCGGTTTGGCCATGATCGGCGCCGTAAAAGGATACGCAGTTGAAATAGTAATGAGTGCGGCTGTTTCAGTTGAACGCCGCAAAATGATTGAGGCTTTCGGAGCCAAGACTACTCTAACGGATGCCTCCCAGGGAACCGACGGAGCCATCATGAAAGCCCATGAACTTTGCCGCACCTATCCCGATCAATACTTTATGCCCAATCAGTTTTCCAATGAATATAACAAGCTGGCCCATTATGAAACCACCGCCCATGAAATCTGGGAGGACACCGGGGGCAGGGTGACCCATTTCGTTTCCTCCCTTGGCACCTCTGGAACGCTCATGGGAGTGGGCATGGGCTTAAAAGCCCAAAACCCCAATATACAGATAGTTGAAGCGCACCCGGTTCTGGGTCATTATATCCAGGGCCTCAAAAACATGCAGGAAGCTATCGTCCCGGCCATATATGATCCCACCCAGATTGACCGGAGTGTGATGATTGAATCCGAGGATGCTTTTGCGATGGCCCGCAAAATTGTCGCGCAAGAAGGTATCTTTGTAGGCATGAGCAGCGGGGCTGCTATGGTGGCTGCCCTGGAATGCATCAAAGAGATAGAAGAAGGCTTTGTGGTAGTAATTTTCCCCGATAGGGGTGAAAAATACCTGAGCACGGGGTTATTTCACTTAGCGACTTGA